In Jaculus jaculus isolate mJacJac1 chromosome 23, mJacJac1.mat.Y.cur, whole genome shotgun sequence, the following proteins share a genomic window:
- the LOC123456479 gene encoding uncharacterized protein LOC123456479: protein MLVVLLAAALLALSSAWSPREAFNCVRCPKVTNIPILNTGYVKQGRTNSVNNQEDSHKDHLIMGTQVMALTKAHPSREASSKDPNLLVLETSKAHPSREALSREAPNLLILETSKAHPSREARNRDPNLLVLETSKALPSTEAHSRDPNLLVLETSKVHPSKEAHSRDPNLLVLETSKVHPSTEARSRDPNLLVLETSKAHPSREARSRDPNLLVLETSKAHPSREARSRDPNLLVLETSKAHPSREVRSRDPNLLVLETSKAHPSREARSRDPNLLVLETSKAHPSREARSRDPNLLVLETSKAHPSREARSRDPNLLVLETSKAHPSREARSRDSNLLVLETSKAHPSREARSRDPNLLVLETSKAHPSREARSRDLHKGKLLSNLRHNDRNPQSFARSSSSSSTGPGQSITAGSEQKEDGRRGKGGERSYSMPHLSGYKGFETPALAAHPFNLCYLFISENT, encoded by the exons ATGCTGGTGGTCCTGCTCGCAGCGGCCTTGCTGGCCCTGAGCTCCGCCTGGAGCCCACGTGAAG caTTTAATTGTGTCAGGTGCCCTAAAGTTACAAACATTCCCATCCTTAATACTGGGTACGTTAAGCAGGGGAGGACTAACAGTGTGAACAACCAAGAG GATTCCCACAAAGACCACCTCATCATGGGAACCCAGGTAATGGCCCTCACCAAGGCCCACCCCAGCAGGGAGGCCAGCAGCAAGGACCCCAACCTCCTCGTCCTGGAAACCAGCAAGGCCCACCCCAGCAGGGAGGCCCTCAGCAGGGAGGCCCCCAACCTCCTCATCCTGGAAACCAGCAAGGCCCACCCCAGCAGGGAGGCCCGCAACAGGGACCCCAACCTCCTCGTCCTGGAAACCAGCAAGGCCCTCCCCAGCACGGAGGCCCACAGCAGAGACCCCAACCTCCTCGTCCTGGAAACCAGCAAGGTCCACCCCAGCAAGGAGGCCCACAGCAGAGACCCCAACCTCCTCGTCCTGGAAACCAGCAAGGTCCACCCCAGCACGGAGGCCCGCAGCAGAGACCCCAACCTCCTCGTCCTGGAAACCAGCAAGGCCCACCCCAGCAGGGAGGCCCGCAGCAGGGACCCCAACCTCCTCGTCCTGGAAACCAGCAAGGCCCACCCCAGCAGGGAGGCCCGCAGCAGGGACCCCAACCTCCTCGTCCTGGAAACCAGCAAGGCCCACCCCAGCAGGGAGGTCCGCAGCAGGGACCCCAACCTCCTCGTCCTGGAAACCAGCAAGGCCCACCCCAGCAGGGAGGCCCGCAGCAGGGACCCCAACCTCCTCGTCCTGGAAACCAGCAAGGCCCACCCCAGCAGGGAGGCCCGCAGCAGGGACCCCAACCTCCTCGTCCTGGAAACCAGCAAGGCCCACCCCAGCAGGGAGGCCCGCAGCAGGGACCCCAACCTCCTCGTCCTGGAAACCAGCAAGGCCCACCCCAGCAGGGAGGCCCGCAGCAGGGACTCCAACCTCCTCGTCCTGGAAACCAGCAAGGCCCACCCCAGCAGGGAGGCCCGCAGCAGGGACCCCAACCTCCTCGTCCTGGAAACCAGCAAGGCCCACCCCAGCAGGGAGGCCCGCAGCAGGGACCTCCACAAGGGCAAACTCCTCAGTAATCTCCGACACAATGACAG AAATCCTCAGAGTTTTGCAAGATCCAGCTCAAGTAGCAGCACAGGTCCAGGGCAGAGTATCACAGCGGGGAGTGAGCAGAAAGAAGacgggaggagaggaaagggaggagagaggagctaCTCGATGCCTCACCTCAGTGGTTACAAGGGATTTGAAACCCCTGCCCTGGCTGCTCATCCTTTTAAcctttgttatttgtttatttcagaaaatACATAA
- the LOC123456480 gene encoding basic salivary proline-rich protein 3-like — protein sequence MGQNSWLVKLRKLLDLELLPILDPSLESNSGASCKMLVVLLAAALLAVSSAHYSGNEAEDSSETFIQQFQRPPLGGHPPRPPLGNETEEGFPTRPPQAENNQTQSRPPRPDHQQRPPHHGGNQTQSRPPRPDHQQRPPHQGGNQTQSRPPRPDHQQRPPHQGGNQTQSRPPRPDHQQRPPHQGGNQTQSRPPRPDHQQRPPHHGGNQTQSRPPRPDHQQRPPHHGGNQTQSRPPRPDHQQRPPHQGGNQTQSRPPRPDHQQRPPHQGGNQTQSRPPHPDHQQRPPHQGGNQTQSRPPHPDHQQRPPHQGGNQTQSRPPRPKPQ from the exons ATGGGACAGAATTCCTGGCTTGTAAAACTTCGAAAGCTTCTTGATTT GGAGCTGCTTCCTATCCTCGATCCCAGTCTTGAGAGCAACTCCGGAGCCTCCTGCAAGATGCTGGTGGTCCTGCTGGCAGCGGCCTTGCTGGCCGTGAGCTCAGCTCACTACTCAGGCAATG AGGCTGAGGATTCCAGTGAAACCTTCATTCAGCAATTTCAGAGACCACCTCTTGGGGGACACCCACCCAGACCCCCTTTGGGTAATGAAACTGAAGAGGGTTTTCCTACAAGACCACCACAAGCAGAAAACAACCAGACACAGTCTCGTCCTCCTCGCCCTGACCACCAGCAAAGACCACCACATCATGGAGGCAACCAGACACAGTCTCGTCCTCCTCGCCCCGACCACCAGCAAAGACCACCACATCAAGGAGGCAACCAGACACAGTCTCGTCCTCCTCGCCCCGACCACCAGCAAAGACCACCACATCAAGGAGGCAACCAGACACAGTCTCGTCCTCCTCGCCCCGACCACCAGCAAAGACCACCACATCAAGGAGGCAACCAGACACAGTCTCGTCCTCCTCGCCCCGACCACCAGCAAAGACCACCACATCATGGAGGGAACCAGACACAGTCTCGTCCTCCTCGCCCCGACCACCAGCAAAGACCACCACATCATGGAGGGAACCAGACACAGTCTCGTCCTCCTCGCCCCGACCACCAGCAAAGACCACCACATCAAGGAGGCAACCAGACACAGTCTCGTCCTCCTCGCCCCGACCACCAGCAAAGACCACCACATCAAGGAGGGAACCAGACACAGTCTCGTCCTCCTCACCCCGACCACCAGCAAAGACCACCACATCAAGGAGGGAACCAGACACAGTCTCGTCCTCCTCACCCCGACCACCAGCAAAGACCACCACATCAAGGAGGCAACCAGACACAGTCTCGTCCTCCTCGCCCCAAACCCCAATAA